One part of the Salvelinus fontinalis isolate EN_2023a chromosome 4, ASM2944872v1, whole genome shotgun sequence genome encodes these proteins:
- the wu:fa19b12 gene encoding uncharacterized protein wu:fa19b12 has translation MLERFHAKLIWHSEIFGQSVLMTKRRAEDVLFHDTPVKRSCFRPLDKFDTQLESMAAAGCVSPPSLLALLGRRCKKRPYYFEDHEEHQETLKLRKLSNSEHRVSAPQSVLVKNSGSFRESASANSGCSTVTSKKRARDNTVTRYDTPRIVTHKDDDGNDLCTFNSFQYWRVPLPELDISLLQNGNLSGSNGEPPAKELSCEAMES, from the exons ATGCTTGAAAGATTCCACGCAAAACTTATCTGGCACTCTGAAATATTTGGACAAAGTGTACTCATGACGAAAAGGCGAGCTGAAGACGTTTTGTTCCACGACACGCCTGTTAAAAGATCATGTTTTCGTCCACTTGACAAATTTGATACGCAGTTAGAAAGCATGGCTGCAGCCGGGTGCGTGAGTCCGCCATCTCTGCTCGCTTTGTTGGGGAGACGCTGCAAAAAGAGACCGTATTATTTCGAAGATCATGAGGAACATCAAGAAACACTTAAACTTCGTAAGCTGTCAAATAGTGAGCATCGGGTCAGTGCACCACAGAGTGTGCTGGTAAAGAATTCTGGAAGTTTCCGAGAGAGTGCATCTGCGAACTCTGGTTGCTCAACGGTGACCTCTAAGAAACGTGCACGAGATAACACTGTCACAAGATACGATACTCCAAGGATT GTCACACACAAAGATGATGATGGCAATGACCTATGCACTTTCAACTCATTCCAGTACTGGAGGGTGCCTCTACCTGAGCTGGACATTTCACTCCTTCAGAATGGAAACCTCTCTGGATCAAATGGAGAACCCCCTGCCAAAGAATTATCCTGTGAAGCCATGGAGTCATAA